From the Oryza glaberrima chromosome 5, OglaRS2, whole genome shotgun sequence genome, one window contains:
- the LOC127772896 gene encoding probable LRR receptor-like serine/threonine-protein kinase At1g06840 isoform X2: MAIKGSLVDPMNNLKNWNRGDPCTKNWTGVFCHDLGDTYLHVTELQLFRRNLSGNLVPEVSLLSQLKILDFMWNNLTGNIPKEIGNITTLKLILLNGNQLSGLLPDEIGNLQSLTRLQVDQNHLSGAIPKSFANLRSVKHLHMNNNSLSGQIPSELSRLNTLLHLLVDNNNLSGPLPPELAVAKSLKILQADNNNFSGSSIPTLYYNMSGLFKLSLRNCSLQGAIPDLSAIPQLDYLDLSWNQLTGSIPTNKLASNITTIDLSHNMLNGTIPSNFSGLPYLQLLSLKNNLLDGSVPSEIWAGVNPNRNGSLVLDFQNNSLNMLPAEISPPPNVTVVLYGNPICENSSETLIINLCRLQSINLEKSKQETSTAMVCGACPTEKNYEYNPSFSDQCFCAVPLGVGLRLKSPGVTDFHPYENAFKIDLTSLLQLFPYQLYIENYIWEVGPRLNMHLKLFPSNTSLFNMSEVVRLRHVLAGWEITLLDVFGPYELLNFTLGSYEDEYPNLASSGLSKAALGGILASTIASAIALSAVVTALIMRRNSRTNRISRRSLSRFSVKIDGVRCFTYEEMASATNNFDMSAQVGQGGYGIVYKGILADGTIVAIKRAHEDSLQGSTEFCTEIELLSRLHHRNLVALVGYCDEENEQMLVYEFMPNGTLRDHLSGKSKQPLGFGLRLHIALGASKGILYLHTDADPPIFHRDVKASNILLDSKYVAKVADFGLSRLAPVPDVEGALPAHVSTVVKGTPGYLDPEYFLTHKLTDKSDVYSLGVVFLELLTGMKPIEHGKNIVREVKKAYRSGNISEIMDTRMGLCSPECVDSFLQLAMKCSRDETDARPSMTEIVRELELILKIMPEGDLIQLETPQTYSGRAMSKDPMSKSTSNSTNGNYLASSQTFTSVDASSSGVLSGMVSPR, from the exons ATGGCTATCAAGGGAAGCTTAGTTGATCCTATGAACAACCTCAAGAATTGGAATAGGGGAGATCCATGCACAAAAAATTGGACAGGGGTCTTCTGCCATGATTTGGGTGATACATATCTTCATGTAACAGAACT GCAACTGTTTAGGAGGAACCTCTCTGGAAATTTGGTACCAGAGGTCAGTCTTTTATCTCAGCTGAAAATATT GGATTTTATGTGGAACAATTTAACAGGCAACATCCCAAAAGAGATAGGCAATATCACTACGCTCAAACTTAT ATTATTAAATGGAAATCAGCTCTCTGGTCTTTTACCAGATGAGATTGGCAACCTTCAAAGCTTAACAAGGTTACAGGTTGACCAAAACCATCTATCCGGCGCAATACCTAAATCATTTGCCAACTTAAGAAGTGTGAAGCATCT TCACATGAATAATAATTCATTAAGTGGGCAAATCCCATCCGAATTGTCCAGACTGAATACACTTTTGCACCT CCTTGTTGATAACAACAATTTGTCTGGGCCTCTTCCTCCAGAACTAGCTGTGGCAAAAAGCTTGAAAATACT TCAGGCTGACAATAATAACTTCAGCGGGAGTTCCATCCCTACTCTGTATTACAACATGTCCGGACTATTTAAACT GAGTCTTCGAAACTGCAGTTTGCAGGGTGCTATTCCTGATCTGAGTGCCATACCTCAACTGGACTATTT GGATCTTAGCTGGAACCAGCTGACAGGATCTATCCCAACTAATAAGCTTGCTTCAAATATCACTACAAT TGATTTGTCACATAACATGCTTAATGGAACTATTCCATCGAACTTTTCAGGGCTTCCTTATCTTCAGCTatt GTCACTtaaaaataatcttttagaTGGTTCTGTTCCCTCGGAAATTTGGGCTGGCGTCAACCCTAACAGAAATGGAAGCCTTGTACT GGACTTCCAAAATAATTCTCTCAATATGCTTCCAGCTGAAATTAGTCCTCCACCAAATGTTACTGTCGT GTTATATGGAAATCCTATATGTGAGAATTCTAGTGAAACTCTGATAATCAACCTTTGCCGCCTCCAGTCAATAAACCTGGAAAAATCTAAACAGGAAACAAGCACTGCCATGGTTTGTGGAGCTTGCCCGacagaaaaaaattatgagtACAATCCTTCATTCTCGGACCAATGTTTTTGTGCAGTGCCACTTGGAGTTGGACTTCGGTTGAAGAGTCCAGGAGTCACAGACTTTCATCCATACGAAAATGCTTTCAAGATTGACCTAACTTCTTTGTTGCAGTTGTTTCCTTACCAGCTATATATTGAGAACTACATATGGGAAGTTGGTCCAAGGCTAAATATGCACCTAAAGTTATTTCCAAGCAATACAAGTTTGTTCAACATGTCTGAGGTTGTCCGACTCAGACACGTACTTGCTGGATGGGAAATTACACTTTTAGATGTATTTGGTCCATATGAGCTTCTCAATTTCACACTTGGTTCCTATGAAGATG aatATCCAAATCTAGCTTCATCAGGTTTAAGCAAAGCTGCACTGGGTGGTATCTTGGCAAGCACAATAGCTAGTGCTATTGCACTTTCTGCAGTAGTTACTGCTCTTATAATGAGAAGGAATTCAAGAACTAATAGAATTTCAAGACGTTCAT TGTCGAGATTTTCTGTCAAAATTGATGGGGTCAGATGCTTCACATATGAAGAAATGGCTTCTGCTACAAATAATTTTGATATGTCAGCTCAAGTTGGTCAAGGAGGTTATGGAATAGTCTATAAAGGAATTCTAGCTGATGGAACAATTGTTGCAATCAAAAGGGCACACGAGGATTCTCTTCAAGGTTCAACAGAGTTTTGCACAGAAATAGAGCTGTTGTCTAGATTGCATCATCGCAATCTGGTTGCGTTGGTTGGTTACTGTGATGAAGAAAATGAACAG atGCTAGTTTATGAATTCATGCCGAATGGCACTTTACGTGATCATCTTTCTG GAAAGTCCAAACAACCTCTCGGTTTTGGTTTGAGGCTGCACATTGCATTGGGTGCTTCAAAGGGAATTCTGTATCTCCACACCGATGCAGATCCTCCTATATTTCACCGTGATGTTAAGGCCAGCAATATTTTGTTGGATTCTAAATATGTCGCCAAGGTAGCTGACTTCGGTCTTTCGAGGCTTGCTCCAGTACCAGATGTTGAAGGGGCTTTACCAGCTCATGTCTCCACCGTTGTTAAGGGCACCCCT GGGTATCTTGATCCAGAATACTTCCTAACTCATAAATTGACGGATAAAAGTGATGTGTACAGCCTTGGGGTTGTTTTTCTTGAATTGTTGACCGGGATGAAGCCCATTGAGCATGGTAAAAACATAGTGAGAGAG GTAAAAAAAGCTTACCGATCAGGCAATATATCTGAAATCATGGATACCCGGATGGGCTTGTGTTCTCCAGAGTGTGTGGATAGCTTCCTCCAACTTGCAATGAAGTGCTCTCGGGATGAGACTGACGCTCGGCCATCCATGACAGAGATTGTTAGAGAACTTGAGCTCATCTTGAAGATAATGCCAGAGGGTGATCTTATCCAGCTGGAAACTCCACAGACATACTCAGGACGTGCTATGAGCAAGGACCCTATGAGTAAATCTACATCAAATTCAACAAATGGGAATTACTTGGCCTCATCTCAAACTTTTACTAGTGTTGATGCAAGTAGTAGCGGCGTGCTTTCTGGGATGGTGAGTCCTCGGTAA
- the LOC127772896 gene encoding probable LRR receptor-like serine/threonine-protein kinase At1g06840 isoform X1, translating to MINFGGVLCAVTLVVLLPFLEAADGKSTDPSEVSALMAIKGSLVDPMNNLKNWNRGDPCTKNWTGVFCHDLGDTYLHVTELQLFRRNLSGNLVPEVSLLSQLKILDFMWNNLTGNIPKEIGNITTLKLILLNGNQLSGLLPDEIGNLQSLTRLQVDQNHLSGAIPKSFANLRSVKHLHMNNNSLSGQIPSELSRLNTLLHLLVDNNNLSGPLPPELAVAKSLKILQADNNNFSGSSIPTLYYNMSGLFKLSLRNCSLQGAIPDLSAIPQLDYLDLSWNQLTGSIPTNKLASNITTIDLSHNMLNGTIPSNFSGLPYLQLLSLKNNLLDGSVPSEIWAGVNPNRNGSLVLDFQNNSLNMLPAEISPPPNVTVVLYGNPICENSSETLIINLCRLQSINLEKSKQETSTAMVCGACPTEKNYEYNPSFSDQCFCAVPLGVGLRLKSPGVTDFHPYENAFKIDLTSLLQLFPYQLYIENYIWEVGPRLNMHLKLFPSNTSLFNMSEVVRLRHVLAGWEITLLDVFGPYELLNFTLGSYEDEYPNLASSGLSKAALGGILASTIASAIALSAVVTALIMRRNSRTNRISRRSLSRFSVKIDGVRCFTYEEMASATNNFDMSAQVGQGGYGIVYKGILADGTIVAIKRAHEDSLQGSTEFCTEIELLSRLHHRNLVALVGYCDEENEQMLVYEFMPNGTLRDHLSGKSKQPLGFGLRLHIALGASKGILYLHTDADPPIFHRDVKASNILLDSKYVAKVADFGLSRLAPVPDVEGALPAHVSTVVKGTPGYLDPEYFLTHKLTDKSDVYSLGVVFLELLTGMKPIEHGKNIVREVKKAYRSGNISEIMDTRMGLCSPECVDSFLQLAMKCSRDETDARPSMTEIVRELELILKIMPEGDLIQLETPQTYSGRAMSKDPMSKSTSNSTNGNYLASSQTFTSVDASSSGVLSGMVSPR from the exons ATGATCAATTTCGGAGGAGTACTCTGTGCAGTTACCCTTGTGGTGTTGCTCCCCTTCTTAGAGGCTGCAGATGGAAAATCTACTGATCCTTCAGAAG TCAGTGCACTTATGGCTATCAAGGGAAGCTTAGTTGATCCTATGAACAACCTCAAGAATTGGAATAGGGGAGATCCATGCACAAAAAATTGGACAGGGGTCTTCTGCCATGATTTGGGTGATACATATCTTCATGTAACAGAACT GCAACTGTTTAGGAGGAACCTCTCTGGAAATTTGGTACCAGAGGTCAGTCTTTTATCTCAGCTGAAAATATT GGATTTTATGTGGAACAATTTAACAGGCAACATCCCAAAAGAGATAGGCAATATCACTACGCTCAAACTTAT ATTATTAAATGGAAATCAGCTCTCTGGTCTTTTACCAGATGAGATTGGCAACCTTCAAAGCTTAACAAGGTTACAGGTTGACCAAAACCATCTATCCGGCGCAATACCTAAATCATTTGCCAACTTAAGAAGTGTGAAGCATCT TCACATGAATAATAATTCATTAAGTGGGCAAATCCCATCCGAATTGTCCAGACTGAATACACTTTTGCACCT CCTTGTTGATAACAACAATTTGTCTGGGCCTCTTCCTCCAGAACTAGCTGTGGCAAAAAGCTTGAAAATACT TCAGGCTGACAATAATAACTTCAGCGGGAGTTCCATCCCTACTCTGTATTACAACATGTCCGGACTATTTAAACT GAGTCTTCGAAACTGCAGTTTGCAGGGTGCTATTCCTGATCTGAGTGCCATACCTCAACTGGACTATTT GGATCTTAGCTGGAACCAGCTGACAGGATCTATCCCAACTAATAAGCTTGCTTCAAATATCACTACAAT TGATTTGTCACATAACATGCTTAATGGAACTATTCCATCGAACTTTTCAGGGCTTCCTTATCTTCAGCTatt GTCACTtaaaaataatcttttagaTGGTTCTGTTCCCTCGGAAATTTGGGCTGGCGTCAACCCTAACAGAAATGGAAGCCTTGTACT GGACTTCCAAAATAATTCTCTCAATATGCTTCCAGCTGAAATTAGTCCTCCACCAAATGTTACTGTCGT GTTATATGGAAATCCTATATGTGAGAATTCTAGTGAAACTCTGATAATCAACCTTTGCCGCCTCCAGTCAATAAACCTGGAAAAATCTAAACAGGAAACAAGCACTGCCATGGTTTGTGGAGCTTGCCCGacagaaaaaaattatgagtACAATCCTTCATTCTCGGACCAATGTTTTTGTGCAGTGCCACTTGGAGTTGGACTTCGGTTGAAGAGTCCAGGAGTCACAGACTTTCATCCATACGAAAATGCTTTCAAGATTGACCTAACTTCTTTGTTGCAGTTGTTTCCTTACCAGCTATATATTGAGAACTACATATGGGAAGTTGGTCCAAGGCTAAATATGCACCTAAAGTTATTTCCAAGCAATACAAGTTTGTTCAACATGTCTGAGGTTGTCCGACTCAGACACGTACTTGCTGGATGGGAAATTACACTTTTAGATGTATTTGGTCCATATGAGCTTCTCAATTTCACACTTGGTTCCTATGAAGATG aatATCCAAATCTAGCTTCATCAGGTTTAAGCAAAGCTGCACTGGGTGGTATCTTGGCAAGCACAATAGCTAGTGCTATTGCACTTTCTGCAGTAGTTACTGCTCTTATAATGAGAAGGAATTCAAGAACTAATAGAATTTCAAGACGTTCAT TGTCGAGATTTTCTGTCAAAATTGATGGGGTCAGATGCTTCACATATGAAGAAATGGCTTCTGCTACAAATAATTTTGATATGTCAGCTCAAGTTGGTCAAGGAGGTTATGGAATAGTCTATAAAGGAATTCTAGCTGATGGAACAATTGTTGCAATCAAAAGGGCACACGAGGATTCTCTTCAAGGTTCAACAGAGTTTTGCACAGAAATAGAGCTGTTGTCTAGATTGCATCATCGCAATCTGGTTGCGTTGGTTGGTTACTGTGATGAAGAAAATGAACAG atGCTAGTTTATGAATTCATGCCGAATGGCACTTTACGTGATCATCTTTCTG GAAAGTCCAAACAACCTCTCGGTTTTGGTTTGAGGCTGCACATTGCATTGGGTGCTTCAAAGGGAATTCTGTATCTCCACACCGATGCAGATCCTCCTATATTTCACCGTGATGTTAAGGCCAGCAATATTTTGTTGGATTCTAAATATGTCGCCAAGGTAGCTGACTTCGGTCTTTCGAGGCTTGCTCCAGTACCAGATGTTGAAGGGGCTTTACCAGCTCATGTCTCCACCGTTGTTAAGGGCACCCCT GGGTATCTTGATCCAGAATACTTCCTAACTCATAAATTGACGGATAAAAGTGATGTGTACAGCCTTGGGGTTGTTTTTCTTGAATTGTTGACCGGGATGAAGCCCATTGAGCATGGTAAAAACATAGTGAGAGAG GTAAAAAAAGCTTACCGATCAGGCAATATATCTGAAATCATGGATACCCGGATGGGCTTGTGTTCTCCAGAGTGTGTGGATAGCTTCCTCCAACTTGCAATGAAGTGCTCTCGGGATGAGACTGACGCTCGGCCATCCATGACAGAGATTGTTAGAGAACTTGAGCTCATCTTGAAGATAATGCCAGAGGGTGATCTTATCCAGCTGGAAACTCCACAGACATACTCAGGACGTGCTATGAGCAAGGACCCTATGAGTAAATCTACATCAAATTCAACAAATGGGAATTACTTGGCCTCATCTCAAACTTTTACTAGTGTTGATGCAAGTAGTAGCGGCGTGCTTTCTGGGATGGTGAGTCCTCGGTAA
- the LOC127774257 gene encoding glutathione S-transferase T3-like: MATSTRPSARRRRVTASPTVAADPKRRYYTHEEDIRLVSAWLENSTDPVEGVNRKGETYWTKVTEVYNQTTPPDKQRDAACLKSHWHKTSRKVALFNGCYIQLRDNKVSGRSDEQLMEEALQLYISRSNGKHFKFVHWWRAVCDSPKWNVHAKSYGNGARKFTPDLNMNAAPTPQQRPMGVKRAKKAMGLTPEVAQATMEVSQHLKSLVDANVSQKGDVEAMKEFQQKLSDQRVEAANLNLLAAQENRRSKLIDQRSKGMEMFTQLLQVDTSLMEPWAKEAHMKAVTQLSAQLWGGGESPHVD; this comes from the exons ATGGCAACGTCGACGAGGCCGTCTGCACGGCGGCGCCGTGTCACGGCCTCCCCAACTGTTGCTGCTGATCCAAAGAGGAGGTACTACACACATGAAGAAGACATAAGGCTG GTCTCGGCGTGGCTAGAGAACTCTACTGATCCTGTAGAGGGGGTGAACAGGAAGGGTGAAACTTATTGGACAAAGGTCACGGAGGTTTATAACCAGACAACACCACCTGACAAGCAGAGGGATGCCGCCTGCCTGAAGTCACATTGGCACAAGACATCGAGAAAAGTGGCTTTGTTCAATGGGTGCTACATTCAGTTGAGGGATAACAAAGTGAGTGGTCGAAGCGACGAACAACTCATGGAGGAAGCTTTGCAGCTTTATATCAGCCGGTCAAATGGGAAGCATTTCAAGTTTGTCCATTGGTGGAGGGCTGTGTGTGACTCACCCAAGTGGAATGTGCATGCCAAGAGCTATGGCAATGGTGCAAGAAAGTTCACCCCTGATCTCAACATGAATGCTGCCCCAACGCCACAGCAGAGGCCTATGGGAGTTAAGAGGGCAAAGAAAGCAATGGGGCTAACTCCAGAGGTGGCCCAAGCAACTATGGAGGTCAGCCAACATCTCAAGTCCCTTGTTGATGCTAATGTATCTCAGAAAGGGGATGTAGAGGCTATGAAAGAGTTCCAACAGAAGCTTTCCGATCAGAGAGTGGAGGCTGCCAACCTGAACCTCCTAGCTGCCCAAGAGAATAGGCGGTCCAAGCTCATTGATCAAAGGAGCAAGGGTATGGAGATGTTCACTCAGCTGCTGCAGGTGGATACATCTCTGATGGAGCCATGGGCTAAGGAGGCTCATATGAAGGCAGTAACACAACTGTCTGCTCAGCTTTGGGGTGGTGGGGAGAGCCCCCATGTGGACTAA
- the LOC127772898 gene encoding B3 domain-containing protein Os05g0481400, producing MAAEAGSAAAGAAYEEERRKRVLENLKHLEDLGIKKMSKSLLEAARLQKSTLASPKPRKKFEVGATEVRRSSRARNSVSYKENFDELDSFLCRRRGSRIRSTEQGRDYTGRVASYEQQQRAFKKAERLQNSLDPENPSFVKTMVRSHVSSCFWLGLPTRFCKLHLPPKEYKMVLEDEEGGEFDSVYIGNRTGLSGGWRGFAMHHNLEDGDSLVFELAEPDRFKIYIIKAVDEDANESEPADEEAVGDKDTSTEDAAEQDDSPNAEPLKGAKRRKLRGRRLWVFHKTITTLFVAATDRVFTIIGRFR from the exons atggcggcggaggccggcagcgcggccgccggcgccgcctacgAGGAGGAGCGCCGGAAGCGGGTCCTCGAGAACCTCAAGCACCTCGAG GATCTGGGCATAAAGAAGATGTCCAAGAGCTTGCTGGAGGCGGCGAGATTGCAGAAG AGCACTCTTGCCAGCCCCAAGCCGCGGAAGAAGTTTGAGGTTGGGGCCACTGAAGTGAGGCGTTCGTCGAGGGCGCGCAACTCGGTTTCGTACAAAGAGAAT TTTGATGAACTCGACAGTTTTCTATGCCGTAGAAG GGGCAGTAGGATTAGGAGCACAGAGCAGGGGAGGGATTACACCGGAAGAGTTGCCTCTTATGAACAGCAACAACGTGCTTTCAAAAAAGCTGAGAGACTTCAAAATAGTCTAGACCCTGAGAACCCGTCGTTTGTTAAGACCATGGTTCGATCACATGTGTCCAGCTGCTTTTGGCTT GGTCTTCCAACTAGATTCTGCAAATTGCATCTGCCTCCCAAAGAGTATAAGATGGTCTTGGAGGATGAAGAGGGTGGTGAATTTGATTCTGTCTACATTGGGAACCGTACAGGCCTAAGTGGTGGATGGAGAGGTTTTGCGATGCACCACAACTTGGAAGATGGTGATTCATTGGTCTTTGAATTGGCTGAACCAGACAGATTTAAG ATCTACATCATAAAAGCTGTTGATGAGGATGCAAATGAGTCTGAGCCTGCTGATGAGGAAGCTGTTGGGGACAAGGACACCAGTACAGAGGATGCAGCTGAGCAGGATGACTCACCTAATGCTGAACCTTTAAAAGGAGCCAAGAGGAGAAAACTCCGTGGACGCCG ATTATGGGTGTTCCACAAGACCATAACCACCCTTTTTGTTGCAGCTACGGACAGAGTGTTCACCATCATAGGTAGGTTTAGATAA
- the LOC127772896 gene encoding probable LRR receptor-like serine/threonine-protein kinase At1g06840 isoform X3, which produces MWNNLTGNIPKEIGNITTLKLILLNGNQLSGLLPDEIGNLQSLTRLQVDQNHLSGAIPKSFANLRSVKHLHMNNNSLSGQIPSELSRLNTLLHLLVDNNNLSGPLPPELAVAKSLKILQADNNNFSGSSIPTLYYNMSGLFKLSLRNCSLQGAIPDLSAIPQLDYLDLSWNQLTGSIPTNKLASNITTIDLSHNMLNGTIPSNFSGLPYLQLLSLKNNLLDGSVPSEIWAGVNPNRNGSLVLDFQNNSLNMLPAEISPPPNVTVVLYGNPICENSSETLIINLCRLQSINLEKSKQETSTAMVCGACPTEKNYEYNPSFSDQCFCAVPLGVGLRLKSPGVTDFHPYENAFKIDLTSLLQLFPYQLYIENYIWEVGPRLNMHLKLFPSNTSLFNMSEVVRLRHVLAGWEITLLDVFGPYELLNFTLGSYEDEYPNLASSGLSKAALGGILASTIASAIALSAVVTALIMRRNSRTNRISRRSLSRFSVKIDGVRCFTYEEMASATNNFDMSAQVGQGGYGIVYKGILADGTIVAIKRAHEDSLQGSTEFCTEIELLSRLHHRNLVALVGYCDEENEQMLVYEFMPNGTLRDHLSGKSKQPLGFGLRLHIALGASKGILYLHTDADPPIFHRDVKASNILLDSKYVAKVADFGLSRLAPVPDVEGALPAHVSTVVKGTPGYLDPEYFLTHKLTDKSDVYSLGVVFLELLTGMKPIEHGKNIVREVKKAYRSGNISEIMDTRMGLCSPECVDSFLQLAMKCSRDETDARPSMTEIVRELELILKIMPEGDLIQLETPQTYSGRAMSKDPMSKSTSNSTNGNYLASSQTFTSVDASSSGVLSGMVSPR; this is translated from the exons ATGTGGAACAATTTAACAGGCAACATCCCAAAAGAGATAGGCAATATCACTACGCTCAAACTTAT ATTATTAAATGGAAATCAGCTCTCTGGTCTTTTACCAGATGAGATTGGCAACCTTCAAAGCTTAACAAGGTTACAGGTTGACCAAAACCATCTATCCGGCGCAATACCTAAATCATTTGCCAACTTAAGAAGTGTGAAGCATCT TCACATGAATAATAATTCATTAAGTGGGCAAATCCCATCCGAATTGTCCAGACTGAATACACTTTTGCACCT CCTTGTTGATAACAACAATTTGTCTGGGCCTCTTCCTCCAGAACTAGCTGTGGCAAAAAGCTTGAAAATACT TCAGGCTGACAATAATAACTTCAGCGGGAGTTCCATCCCTACTCTGTATTACAACATGTCCGGACTATTTAAACT GAGTCTTCGAAACTGCAGTTTGCAGGGTGCTATTCCTGATCTGAGTGCCATACCTCAACTGGACTATTT GGATCTTAGCTGGAACCAGCTGACAGGATCTATCCCAACTAATAAGCTTGCTTCAAATATCACTACAAT TGATTTGTCACATAACATGCTTAATGGAACTATTCCATCGAACTTTTCAGGGCTTCCTTATCTTCAGCTatt GTCACTtaaaaataatcttttagaTGGTTCTGTTCCCTCGGAAATTTGGGCTGGCGTCAACCCTAACAGAAATGGAAGCCTTGTACT GGACTTCCAAAATAATTCTCTCAATATGCTTCCAGCTGAAATTAGTCCTCCACCAAATGTTACTGTCGT GTTATATGGAAATCCTATATGTGAGAATTCTAGTGAAACTCTGATAATCAACCTTTGCCGCCTCCAGTCAATAAACCTGGAAAAATCTAAACAGGAAACAAGCACTGCCATGGTTTGTGGAGCTTGCCCGacagaaaaaaattatgagtACAATCCTTCATTCTCGGACCAATGTTTTTGTGCAGTGCCACTTGGAGTTGGACTTCGGTTGAAGAGTCCAGGAGTCACAGACTTTCATCCATACGAAAATGCTTTCAAGATTGACCTAACTTCTTTGTTGCAGTTGTTTCCTTACCAGCTATATATTGAGAACTACATATGGGAAGTTGGTCCAAGGCTAAATATGCACCTAAAGTTATTTCCAAGCAATACAAGTTTGTTCAACATGTCTGAGGTTGTCCGACTCAGACACGTACTTGCTGGATGGGAAATTACACTTTTAGATGTATTTGGTCCATATGAGCTTCTCAATTTCACACTTGGTTCCTATGAAGATG aatATCCAAATCTAGCTTCATCAGGTTTAAGCAAAGCTGCACTGGGTGGTATCTTGGCAAGCACAATAGCTAGTGCTATTGCACTTTCTGCAGTAGTTACTGCTCTTATAATGAGAAGGAATTCAAGAACTAATAGAATTTCAAGACGTTCAT TGTCGAGATTTTCTGTCAAAATTGATGGGGTCAGATGCTTCACATATGAAGAAATGGCTTCTGCTACAAATAATTTTGATATGTCAGCTCAAGTTGGTCAAGGAGGTTATGGAATAGTCTATAAAGGAATTCTAGCTGATGGAACAATTGTTGCAATCAAAAGGGCACACGAGGATTCTCTTCAAGGTTCAACAGAGTTTTGCACAGAAATAGAGCTGTTGTCTAGATTGCATCATCGCAATCTGGTTGCGTTGGTTGGTTACTGTGATGAAGAAAATGAACAG atGCTAGTTTATGAATTCATGCCGAATGGCACTTTACGTGATCATCTTTCTG GAAAGTCCAAACAACCTCTCGGTTTTGGTTTGAGGCTGCACATTGCATTGGGTGCTTCAAAGGGAATTCTGTATCTCCACACCGATGCAGATCCTCCTATATTTCACCGTGATGTTAAGGCCAGCAATATTTTGTTGGATTCTAAATATGTCGCCAAGGTAGCTGACTTCGGTCTTTCGAGGCTTGCTCCAGTACCAGATGTTGAAGGGGCTTTACCAGCTCATGTCTCCACCGTTGTTAAGGGCACCCCT GGGTATCTTGATCCAGAATACTTCCTAACTCATAAATTGACGGATAAAAGTGATGTGTACAGCCTTGGGGTTGTTTTTCTTGAATTGTTGACCGGGATGAAGCCCATTGAGCATGGTAAAAACATAGTGAGAGAG GTAAAAAAAGCTTACCGATCAGGCAATATATCTGAAATCATGGATACCCGGATGGGCTTGTGTTCTCCAGAGTGTGTGGATAGCTTCCTCCAACTTGCAATGAAGTGCTCTCGGGATGAGACTGACGCTCGGCCATCCATGACAGAGATTGTTAGAGAACTTGAGCTCATCTTGAAGATAATGCCAGAGGGTGATCTTATCCAGCTGGAAACTCCACAGACATACTCAGGACGTGCTATGAGCAAGGACCCTATGAGTAAATCTACATCAAATTCAACAAATGGGAATTACTTGGCCTCATCTCAAACTTTTACTAGTGTTGATGCAAGTAGTAGCGGCGTGCTTTCTGGGATGGTGAGTCCTCGGTAA